gggcgcgttacaaggtgaaatctttgagaggataataacttacaatgaatacttttcaatacctcgcactttagcgattaacgcttggcagtctagctgggacaatggcacaaagggacgttggctccatacgattatccctaaggttccgacgaaggcatggtttaagcattttaacttgagtcgcgacttcattcgcgtgatttctcggctcatgtcaaatcactacTGGCTTGACGCGCACTTGTTTCGTATTGATCTCGCTGCAACCAATGTTtgcgtttgtggggatggctaccacgacatcgatcatgttgtatggacgtgtgaaaggtatggtcaaacgagggcttggctactggatacccttagggcccgaggtagaTTACCTGgggttccaattcgagacattctggcaaacttagattttggatatttgttcccaatttacaaatatctcaagctgtctgacttggtcgtttagtccgcTTACCCACGTAAACTCTCCCCTTGTGTGTTCTTCATTTAAtgtctgttttgtttatttattagtacTACCTCTCATCCAACGGGTTCGACATATTCCTGAAGAAGGCTGGCCAGAAGGTTGGAAACCGATACCATGCAAACCGTAGCTACCGAAACCACAGCTAAAGGAggccaccaccggaccctaaTGGAAAACTGTTACTGAAGAATAACCCCTATaaaccccttcctttttccttgtttaaagttttttttttcctaactgttgagtcgccgcgactattacggcccccttCCTTACTAACCAGTGAAACGAATACCctcggcacatttaaactttgtaaaagtaaaaggcctttaataaactagttataaataaaaaaaaacatttaagattTGCATTATTGGCTTTTGAGTAACATTAACTAAGCGTGTAGATATGGCGTCCCGGCGGTCCCGCCTGTTGTCATCGATCAATGATCATCACAAACACTGAACCACCTTCCTTGTTTCCTCCCTTCTATCATTCATGTGGTTCTAAACGTTTCCAGTTGATCATTCTTTTTTCATTCTAGGTTTTGGTATcgacaatttgattttttaagagaTATCTAAAATCGCTTTATTTCCGTGTAATGGCTTCGAACCATCTTCCGGCTTATGCCTTGGAAAAAGTGAAACAGATAGCCACGGAGCACGGCTTCACCGAGGGAAGCTACCGGCTCGAAACAGAACCAGGCCCATTAAATGGATTTATCGGTCAAATGGTGCGGGTAAGCATTCAAGACGATGACACAGGCAAAAAGTTGACGCTCATGTGTAAGGTCCCACTGGAAGATCGAGACCTCCGGGAGCGCTTCAACTCGATGGCCCTTTTCGAGCGGGAGATATTCGTTTACAGGGAAATATTTCCGGAGTTGGAACGGATTCAACTGGAGCATGGGCTACGGAAGGATGATCCGGATGGGTTCTGGAACTACCCGAGTTGTTACTGGGCTTCGTATGATGGAGAAAGAGAGGAAGCGATTTTGATCATGGAAGATCTTCGTGAACGAGACCTTGAGCTGAAAAACTTTTTGGTTCCGCTTGATTTTGACCATTGCAGAGCGGTTTTCGAAGTTTTAGGTCGCTTGAACGCTTGCTCGTTTGCTTTGAAAGAGCAAAAACCGAAGGTCTTTGCAAAGATAAAGAAATTAAATGATCTTCTCTGCACGGCTATGATGACTAGCCAGACAAAACCGTTGTCAAACAGAAATTGTAAACTGGCAGCATCCGTTTTCACCGAGGAAAATGAAATTCACCTGCGTGATAAGCTTTTATCACTGAAGGACTGCATTTGGGAGAGGACCAAAATTCTGATGGACAGCGATAAGGCCGAACCTTATGGCGCATTCAATCATGGAGATTGTTGGACAAACAACATCATGTTTGGCTATGATCCTGTAACGAAGACTCCGGCTGA
This sequence is a window from Uranotaenia lowii strain MFRU-FL chromosome 3, ASM2978415v1, whole genome shotgun sequence. Protein-coding genes within it:
- the LOC129756955 gene encoding uncharacterized protein LOC129756955, whose amino-acid sequence is MASNHLPAYALEKVKQIATEHGFTEGSYRLETEPGPLNGFIGQMVRVSIQDDDTGKKLTLMCKVPLEDRDLRERFNSMALFEREIFVYREIFPELERIQLEHGLRKDDPDGFWNYPSCYWASYDGEREEAILIMEDLRERDLELKNFLVPLDFDHCRAVFEVLGRLNACSFALKEQKPKVFAKIKKLNDLLCTAMMTSQTKPLSNRNCKLAASVFTEENEIHLRDKLLSLKDCIWERTKILMDSDKAEPYGAFNHGDCWTNNIMFGYDPVTKTPADVVLLDFQMARYSSPVLDFIGLLMNCGEVNLRRERFESLVDAFYRSFCATFRKLGGDPVKSFPYKAIEEQLKRFGAQTFAMGTFCMPILAQLEPEFFEDSDKNRILDKYRNKWEHYEQLIRDLVHDTERFDDL